The stretch of DNA GTTCGCGCAGGTGGTCTCGAGCGGCTTCGCGGAAGTCGGCCGGCACGACCTGCAAGACGAATTGTTGGAGGCTTGCGGCGCCGCGGGCGTACGTCTCCTCGGGCCGAACTGCATCGGAACCCATTCAAGTGGGGGCCGGATTTCATTTCACGCGCAGCCGACCACGCTGAAGTCCGGTCCTGTCGGGATCATTTCACAAAGCGGCGGGCTTTCGACGGATATCCTCACGCGCGGCCGGATGAGGGGAGTGGGTTTCCACTCGGTCATCTCGGTCGGCAACAGTGCGGACCTTGGACCCGTCGAACTGCTGGAACACATGCTGGCCGATCCCGCCATTCGGGTCGTTGGCCTCTATCTGGAGGATATCGTCAGGGGCCGCGCCTTCTTTGACGTGCTGCGCCGCGCCGGCGCCGCCAAGCCGGTGGTCATCCTGAAGGGCGGCCGCACGGCGGCCGGGCAGCGAGCCTCGATGTCCCATACGGGCGCGCTGATGGCCGACGACCGGATCTGGCAGGCGCTGGCCCGCCAGACCGGCGCGGTGCTGGTCGAGAGCCTCGACCGTTTCGTCAACGCGTTGCTTGTCTTCCAGACCGTCGCGCCGCGCACGGACCGTGCGACGCGAAGGGTCTCGCTGTTCGGCAATGGCGGGGGAACGAGCGTTCTGGCCGCCGATGCGTTCAGCCGTGTTGGCTTGGACGTTCCGGCGCTCTCGCAAGCGGCGAACGATGCGCTGGAGGCGCTGAAGCTGCCCCCCGGAACCAGCATCGCCAATCCCATCGACGCTCCCGGCACCACCCTCAAGCTGGACAGCGGAAGGATCGGGGTCGAGATCTTGAAGGGCATCATGCTCGACCGGGACATCGATCTGATCGTCACCCACATCAACATGTCGGTGATGCTCGGATATCAGGATCGCGAGATCGTGCCCAATTTCGTCAACGGCGCGGCAGCCCTGCGCCATCAGGAGTCGAACGCGCCCCACCTGGCGCTGGTGCTGCGTTCAGGCGGCGAGCCGGAGGTCGAAGAGGGGCGGAATGCGCTGCGCGAGCATCTTCTGGGCCTCGGCATTCCGGTGTTCGACGAGCTGGAGGACGCGGCTCTCGCTTTCTCGGCACTGGCCGTCCATGAGAGTTTTCTGCGCCGCTCGCAAGCCGGGCACGAACATCTTGATGCCGCATAAGTCCTGTAAAAACAAGCAGATGGAGCAACGCTAGAGCTCTGCAATCGGCGATGTGGATAGGGCTCTGCGTGCTCCGCGTTCGGCATCGATATATGATTGACCTAAGATAAATCATATATATGATGTCTATGTTTTCAGCCGTCGCGCTTCTCAATTCCGGCGGGGTTGAGCTGCTCGGGGAGAGGTCCGAGACAGGCTGAAGTAATCGGCAATCCTGGGAGGTAATGCCATCATGAGGTCGAAAGACAAGACGTCGGAGCTGGCTCGCGGCCGGGCGCGGGTTTCTACCGCCATGTCAGCGTTGGTCGTCGCGTTCGGAAGCGTTTTCGCAACGCTTCAGGGCGCCAGCGCCGAAACCAAGACCTGCGAAAAGCAGGACGAGATCAAGCTCCAGGAATATGCCGGGCTGATCCAGAACATCGTCGCTTGGGCGGGGATCGAATCCGGCACGTTTGAGCGGCATTGTCTCAAGGCTGTCATGGTTCCGATCCCGTCGGCGCCGGCCGCCTATGCAGCGTCGGTGCAGGGCGGCGTGCATTTCGTGTCGACGGCGCCGGAAACCGCGCTCGTGCCCTACAGCCAGGGCATGGACATCAAGATCGTGGCCGGGATGAACTCCACCATCCACTACGCGCTCGTCGTCCGCAAGGATCTTGAAATGCCCCATGAGGCCGAAGGCTACCCGGCCGTCATGAAGGATCTCGTCGGCAAGAGGATCGGGGTCAATGCCCTGGGCTCGACGACCAACGCGCTCGCTCGTGCGAACTTCATCGCGGCCGGGCTCAACCCCGACGATGCCAATTGGGTCGCATACGGTGCGCCGCCGGCCGGCATCGCCGCGCTGCAGAATGGTACGGTCGACGCCATTCAGCTGTGGAGCGATGGCATGGACATCGCTGCGACCCTCACGGGCGGAAAGGTCATCGGCGACCTCCGGGATCCGGAGACGAAGACCTTGCCGGTGATCGCCACCATGCGCGGAGCCTCTTTGGAGTGGGCGGCCCAGTCGAGCTACATCGAGGAGAACCCGGAGGTGGTCGAGCGCTTCGTCGCGGCCAACAGCGAAGCCATCGCCTGGATCAAGGATCCCGCCAATTTCGATGCAGTGGTCGGCATCGTTCGCGAGCGGGCGCCCTCGCCCGAGGGGGTGGCCGATCGCGAAGCCCTGCTTCTCCAGCGTGTCAGGCAATTCATACCCCAGGTCAGCGCCGAACTCAGTGTAAGCGCGCTCCAGGGGTGGGCCCAGTTCGCCTATGACAACGGGCGGGTCCCCGAACTGATCGATGTCAAGTCCCTGATCTGGGAAGGCTCGAAAGACATCATAGTGCCCTAAGCCTGGCCTAGGAGCGCCGCCTGGCGGCGGCGCTCCATCCGTCTCCAAATAATGGGAATTGAGATGAGTGGTAAAACCGTAACCCTCACCGACGTGGCGCATTGGTTTGCGCCCAAATCGCCGGGCGACAAGCCGGTGCAAGTGCTGCGCAAGACCGATCTTGTCATCAAGAAACAGGAGTTCGTTGCACTGGTCGGCCCGAGCGGGTGCGGCAAGACGACGGTGCTGAACATGGTGGCGGGGTTGATCGACCCATTCGCCGGCAGCGTGCGCCTCGACGGACAGAAGCCCAAGGTCGGGGACCGCGACGTCGGTTATCTTCTCGCGCGTGACGCCTTGATGCCGTGGCGAACGGCGGTCCAGAACGTCTCGCTCCCGTTGGAGCTGCGGGGGATTTCTCGCCGGAAGGCCGAAGACGCGGCCGCGGCCTCCCTGAAGGCGGTGGGACTCGGGGCGTTCATCAACTCCTATCCTGCCCAGCTCTCGCACGGCATGCGCCAGCGGGTCGCAGTGGCAAGGACGCTTGTCACCGAGCCGACCACGGTCCTGATGGACGAGCCGTTCTCGGCCCTCGACGCCCAGACCCGTCTCAGCCTCCAGCAGCAGTTCCTCAGCCTTTGGGAAAGGCTGAATTCAACCGTCCTTTTCGTCACTCACGACCTGACCGAGGCGATCCTTATGGCCGACCGGGTGCTGGTCTTCTCAGCGCGGCCGGGCGCCATCAAGGCCGATTTCAAGATCGAGCTCGAACGCCCGCGTTCCCTGAGTGAGTTGCAGGGAAGCGACAAGTTCCATGCGCTGTTCCAGGAAATCTGGAACGTGTTCCGCGATGAGGTTCAGATATGACGAGTTCGCAGGCGACTACGATGTCGCGCGCGCCCACGGCCCGCGATGATGACTCCGGCGTGGCCGCGGCAATGCCCGTGGCGCGACCGCGCAAGAACCTGGCAAACTCGCCTGTCGCCGTGGCTCTCGGATGGGCCACGATCAGCGTGCTGTTCCTCGGCCTCTGGGAGTGGGCAGGGCAGACGAAGCAGATCAACGTGCTGTTCTTCAGCTATCCCTCCGCGATCTGGGATCAGCTGCTGAAAGGTCTGGCGACCGACCTGCTCACCGTGGATACCAGAACCACGCTCCTGTCGGCCTTTTCGGGCTTTGTCGTCGCCGCCGTGGCGGGGGTTCTGCTCGCCTTCGCGCTGTCGCAACTGCCCTATGTGAACAAGGTCCTGCGCCCCTTCTTCACGGCGTTCAACAGCCTGCCGCGCATCGCCCTGGCTCCGCTCTTCATCATGTGGTTCGGCATCGGCGTCTTCTCCAATGCGGTCATGGCCGGCAGCCTCACCTTCTTCGTCGTCTTCGCCAACACGATGGCTGGTTTCGAAGGGGTGGACCAGGACCACCTGCTGCTTTCGCGCCTTCAGGGCGCGACGCGGTGGCAGGTGTTCCGGTATTTCGTCATCCCTTCGGCGCTGCCAAGCATCTTCGTGGGGCTGGAACTCGGCTTCATCTTCGGAATGCTGGGCGCAGTGGGCGGCGAAATGATCGCCGGCGAGCGCGGCCTCGGCGTCCGCCTGCAGCGGGACGCCGGCGTCTTCAATACGGCTGGCTACTTCGCCACGCTGTTCATGCTGATCATCATCAGCTCGATCCTGATGGCGCTGTTCCAGCTCATCAAGCGGCGCATGGTGCGGTGGCAGGATGCGCACCTGATCAAGAGGGCGTGACGGTGGAACACATCGTCCGCATCGGACTGTCCCGGCGATCCGAGGGGCTTACCCGGGCCGCCGCCCAGGCCTACTGGCGGACAGTCCATGCGGACGTGTTCCGCAAGCTGCCCAAGCTCGTCTCCTATGTGCAGAACCACGCCGTTCTGGTCGACGAAGACCATGCTCTCCTAGATGATTGTCCTTTCGACATCTTCGCCGAGGTGACCTTCGCGACCAGGCAGGATCTCACTGAAGCGAGCAGCAGCGAGTACTATCGCAGCGCCATCCTGCCCGACGAGGCGAACCTCCTGGTTCCCGAAGGGCGCAGCTTCCTTCTCCTCCAACGTGATGCGCTGCGGCCGCCGGCTCCTGCGCAAGTCACGCTGGCTGCCTTCCTGTCCGAAAAATGGAATCCGGCGGCCGGCGGACAGGCGCCGGCGATGATCGAGCGGGTCGAGGAGGGCTCCGGACCCATCGGATCGCGGACGCGCTTTTATGCGCAATGGCGCTGCGATACGGCGGCTGGCGCCTTGTCGCTGTACCAGACCCTTCGTGGCGAAAGCTGCTTTGCGGGCAGCCTTGTGGCGGCGACGGTGGTGCGGCCCAACGTGGTGGTCGGCTCTGCCGCGGGGGGACGCTGCTGCGCAGCGCAAGACTGAAGCATTCGCATATGGAATTCTCCCTTGACGCCCAGGCGCACGTCATTCTAGGCGTCGCGGCCCTTCTCGCGGGGCTCGCAAAGGGGCTCGCCGGCTTCGGGTCGGCGCTGGTGTTCATGCCTCTGGCCAGCGCAGCCGTCGGACCCGTCGTGGCCGGGCCGATCTTCATCGTGATCGATTGCATCACCTCGTTCCCGCTGGCCCGAATAAGCTGGGCCTTTGCCGACCGGGCCGCTGTCGCCCGTATTGGCCTGGTCGCCGGAATTGGCCTTCCTGTCGGCATCGGCATCCTGGTCTCGGTGGATCAGACAATGATCCGCTGGATGATCTCGCTGTTCTGCCTTGCCAGCGTCTTCGTCCTGATGCTCGGCCTGCGTGTCGACGGCAGGCTGCAACGCGCGTCGACCTTTGTCACGGGTCTGCTTTCCGGCATCTTCCACGGTATTGCGCAAATCGGCGGCCCGCCCGTCCTTCTGCTCTGGATCGCGCAGGGACACGCCAAGGCAACGATCCGGGCCAACGCCTTGCTCTATTTCGCGCTGCTGACCATCGCAACGTTCATCATCTTCGTGGCGATCGGCATCTTCAGCTGGACCTCCTTCACTTATGCGCTGATCCTCCTGCCGATCTATGCTGGCGGGCTGGTCGCGGGCGGCTGGCTCTTCGGCAGGACAAGCGATCGATGGTTTCGCGCCGCGTCCTACGCGCTGATCGTCGGCGCGGCCATCGCCGGGCTGCCTGTGCTGGATGGTCTCCTGGGCGACTGAGACCGGGCGCTCGTTCTGTAGATGGCCGGCCACGTTCCGGCGGTCTTCGCCGTCCACAGCCTGCATCCCCGTCCACCGATTTCGGCAGAATCTGAGGTGCCGCCTTTAGATTGCGCTGGACAAAATAGATATATATGACATGGTTGTTTTAGATGAATGCTATCATGCGAACAGCGGAGGAAGCGTATGATCACTCCACCCATCATTGACATGCGACTGAGGCCGCCGATCCCGGCCTGGACCCGCGGGACCGTCTTCAAGACCGCGATGCACTACCCGCGCCATTTCTTCACCTTCAAGGGGGCGCGTTCGGCCTGGACAGAATCCGTCGACATGCTGTTCGAGGAGATGGATTCGGCCGGCATCAAATACGGCGTCCTCGTCGGCAGGGCCTCGGCCGGAGCCGGCAATCTCGGTGGCGTCGAGAATCGCGAGATCGTCGAGGCCGTCACCACCTATTCCGACCGCTTCCTCGGCTTTCTGGGGATCGATCTCGACAATATCGAGCAAGGTCTGGCCGAGGTGCGGGAATTCGCTTCCTGTTCCAACATCAAGGGCATCTCGATCGAGCCGGGTTCGGCCCGCGAACCCCGCTGGTCCGACGATGCCAGCCTGACCCCGATCTACGAACTGGCGCTCGAGCTGGACCTGCCGGTCTCCATCTCGCTTTCCGGCCTGCTCTCGGCGCTGGCGGGACACGACATTACCTGGTCAAGTCCGGTTTCGATCCAGAGGGTGGCGCGGCGGTATCCGGATCTGAAGATCATCGTGTCCCATGCGGCATGGCCTTACGCGGACGAGATGGTCGTCGTCGCCCTGGCGTGTCCCAACATCTATGTCTCGCCCGATCTCTACGCCGCGACCGCAGGCATGATCTGCGCCGACAGCTACGTGAAGGGCGCGAACCTCTTTCTGGAAGACAGGATGCTGTTTGGAACGGCCTATCCCGTCAAGGACATCCAGGAATCGCTGCGCGACTTCCTCGGGATGGGCTGGCGGCCGGACATCATCCACAAGCTGCTCTGGGGCAATGCCGCCAAGCTTCTGAAGGTAACCGCCTGAGATAGCGGCAAGCTCGATCGCCGAGCGGCGTCGCATTCGTAGACAGCAAGAAGATTCAAAGGAAACAAGTCCATGAACATGCCGGTAACGCGCATGATCGCGGAGCGAGTCAGTGAAATATCCCTGGCCGATATTCCGCATGAGAGCGTGGATTACGCGAAAACACTCATGCTGAGCGCGATCGGCGCCATCGTGCAGGGTCCCGATTGCACGGGCGGCGACATCATCGAGCGCTATGTCGAGCGCACCGGCGGGGCCGAAGAGGCAATGCTCTTCGCCACCGGACGCCGACTGCCGATGGAGGCCGCCGCGCTGGCCAACGCGACCTTCGCGCATGCGACGGAATATGAAGACGACAGCTTTCCGGAGGCCGTGTCGAGCTACACGATCGTGCCGGCCGTTCTCGCGGTGGCGGAACAATGCGGCGCCTCAGGTGCGGACATGATCGCCGCCTTCGTGGCGGGCTATGAGACGCAGGCGCGCATAGGGCTTGCCTGCCGCGAGGCGCGTCGGCGCGGATACATGGTGCTCAGTCTTGCAGGTTCGATCGGCTGCGCTGCGGCTGCAGCAAGGCTCATGGGGCTCGATGCGGAGCGCACCGCCCATGCCCTCAGCATCGCCGCCTCGCAGGCGAACGGGCTCGGATACCAGACCGGCACCATGGCGCATATTGTCGAGATGGGGTTTTCGGCGCGCAACGGCATCTGTGCCGCGCTTCTGGCGAAGGATGGATACACCGGGCAGCTGGACATCCTCGAGGCGCCGCGCGGCCTGTTCAATCTGATCTGCGCCGACAATGTCGACGCGCCAGAAAAGATCATCGAAGACTGGGGCCGGCCCTACCGCATCCACGAGGTCGGCATCAAGGAGTTCCCCTGCTGCTATCACCTGCAGCGCATGATCGAAACCGCGCTCGAGCTGCGTGAAAGCGAGGGACTTCGCCCGGACCAGATCGAGGAGATCGAGGTCCACGTGAACGCCTTCTTCCCGACGGTCGTCCAGCATGACGATCCGTCGAACGAGATCGAGGCGCAATTCAGTCTGCCGCACGCCTTTGCGGTTGGTCTGCTCGAAGACGTCATAGATCAATCGAGCTTCGCTGTAGAGCGCATTGGCGACCCCCGCTTCAGCCATGTCAGAAGCCTCGTCAGAACCGTCGTCCGCGACGACTGGGGTTGGAGCCCGACGGGATGGACGCCCCGCATTGCCTTCACGCTCAAGGACGGTCGCCAGATCCTGCGCGAACCCGAGCATTCGCGAGGGCAGCCGCCGAACCTTTTCAGCTTCGACGAATGCGAGCCGAAATTCCGCAAATGCGTGACCGCGCGCCTTGGCGAGGATGCGATCCAGACGGTGCTCAAGGACCTCTCGGTGCTCGAGCAACTGGATGACGTTTCGAGGCTCGTCGCCGCCCTGGCAAGCGGCGCCCGACGCTAGCCGCCATTTCCGCAGGCCCCGGCATGGCGCGCAGTTTCCCTGCAACGCCAGCCGGCTCGCCTGGCAGCAGAGCCCTACATCGAGGACAAAATGACTGCATCCAGCTTGACGCACGAAGACGTCACCCAGACGCTGCGCCTGGTCGAGGAGTTGCCTGACGGCGAACTCGTTCTGACGAAAGGCGATTTTTCGCTGACCATCCGGAAGGGGATGACGGGCGCCGGCGCGCCCGCTCCCGTAGCCGCAGCGCGGTCCGAACCGCCCGCTCCGGCCCCTGTACCGCAGACGGCGCCGGTTGCCGAAACCCGGGAAGCGACTGCTCCCGCTTCATCTCCGGCAGACGTTTCGGCCGACGAAGGGCATTTCGTCATGAGGGCGCCGATGCTGGGATGCTTCTATCGCGCGGCCTCTCCCGACGAGCCGCCGCTCGTGGATGTCGGTTCCCACGTGGCAGCCGGCGATACGGTCTGCCTGATCGAGGTGATGAAGCTCTTCAACACGATCGGCGCGGAAATTTCCGGGCGCGTGGTCGCCGTCCATGCCGAGAACGGCGCGATGGTCGATGCCGGCGCGCCGCTGTTCACCATCATGCCGGATTGATCTGCCATGGCCCTTGACCCTCTCGCAACGCCGGGCAGCTCCGATCGCGGACGCAGGATCGGCATCATCGACACGACCCTGCGCGACGCCCAGCAGTGTCTTTGGACGACGCGCATGACGGCGGGCATGATGGCCCCCATCGCGCCAACCATGGATCGGGCCGGCTACGACCAGATCGATTTTATGGCCCCGGTGCAGTTCGACGTCTGCGTGCGCTATCTGCGCGAAGATCCGTGGGAAAAGGCGCGCTTTTTCCGCCAGCAGTTCCAGCGCACGCCGCTCAGGGGCTATTGCCGCAGCAAAAGCCTTCTCGGCTTTGCCATGGTGCCGGATGACATCGTCGAGCTTTGGATCGAACGTTTGTGCGCCAACGGCTTCTCCGTGGTCGGCACGCTCGACGCGCTGTTCGACGTCGACAACATGGTGGTCAGCCTGCGTCGCGCGAAGGCGCTGGGCATGCGGGCGATCGGGGCGCTCGTCTTCTGCGAAAGCGAGGTC from Mesorhizobium shangrilense encodes:
- a CDS encoding sulfite exporter TauE/SafE family protein is translated as MEFSLDAQAHVILGVAALLAGLAKGLAGFGSALVFMPLASAAVGPVVAGPIFIVIDCITSFPLARISWAFADRAAVARIGLVAGIGLPVGIGILVSVDQTMIRWMISLFCLASVFVLMLGLRVDGRLQRASTFVTGLLSGIFHGIAQIGGPPVLLLWIAQGHAKATIRANALLYFALLTIATFIIFVAIGIFSWTSFTYALILLPIYAGGLVAGGWLFGRTSDRWFRAASYALIVGAAIAGLPVLDGLLGD
- a CDS encoding EthD domain-containing protein, producing MEHIVRIGLSRRSEGLTRAAAQAYWRTVHADVFRKLPKLVSYVQNHAVLVDEDHALLDDCPFDIFAEVTFATRQDLTEASSSEYYRSAILPDEANLLVPEGRSFLLLQRDALRPPAPAQVTLAAFLSEKWNPAAGGQAPAMIERVEEGSGPIGSRTRFYAQWRCDTAAGALSLYQTLRGESCFAGSLVAATVVRPNVVVGSAAGGRCCAAQD
- a CDS encoding amidohydrolase family protein, which encodes MITPPIIDMRLRPPIPAWTRGTVFKTAMHYPRHFFTFKGARSAWTESVDMLFEEMDSAGIKYGVLVGRASAGAGNLGGVENREIVEAVTTYSDRFLGFLGIDLDNIEQGLAEVREFASCSNIKGISIEPGSAREPRWSDDASLTPIYELALELDLPVSISLSGLLSALAGHDITWSSPVSIQRVARRYPDLKIIVSHAAWPYADEMVVVALACPNIYVSPDLYAATAGMICADSYVKGANLFLEDRMLFGTAYPVKDIQESLRDFLGMGWRPDIIHKLLWGNAAKLLKVTA
- a CDS encoding ABC transporter ATP-binding protein, giving the protein MSGKTVTLTDVAHWFAPKSPGDKPVQVLRKTDLVIKKQEFVALVGPSGCGKTTVLNMVAGLIDPFAGSVRLDGQKPKVGDRDVGYLLARDALMPWRTAVQNVSLPLELRGISRRKAEDAAAASLKAVGLGAFINSYPAQLSHGMRQRVAVARTLVTEPTTVLMDEPFSALDAQTRLSLQQQFLSLWERLNSTVLFVTHDLTEAILMADRVLVFSARPGAIKADFKIELERPRSLSELQGSDKFHALFQEIWNVFRDEVQI
- a CDS encoding CoA-binding protein translates to MDTIASQRDLGALFAPRAVAVVGASATGDSVANRFLRNLRRLSFEGEVYVIHPKAAEVEGFRTYPSLAEMPGEVDYAYIAVAAERTPGLFAGAANKVRFAQVVSSGFAEVGRHDLQDELLEACGAAGVRLLGPNCIGTHSSGGRISFHAQPTTLKSGPVGIISQSGGLSTDILTRGRMRGVGFHSVISVGNSADLGPVELLEHMLADPAIRVVGLYLEDIVRGRAFFDVLRRAGAAKPVVILKGGRTAAGQRASMSHTGALMADDRIWQALARQTGAVLVESLDRFVNALLVFQTVAPRTDRATRRVSLFGNGGGTSVLAADAFSRVGLDVPALSQAANDALEALKLPPGTSIANPIDAPGTTLKLDSGRIGVEILKGIMLDRDIDLIVTHINMSVMLGYQDREIVPNFVNGAAALRHQESNAPHLALVLRSGGEPEVEEGRNALREHLLGLGIPVFDELEDAALAFSALAVHESFLRRSQAGHEHLDAA
- a CDS encoding ABC transporter permease; its protein translation is MSRAPTARDDDSGVAAAMPVARPRKNLANSPVAVALGWATISVLFLGLWEWAGQTKQINVLFFSYPSAIWDQLLKGLATDLLTVDTRTTLLSAFSGFVVAAVAGVLLAFALSQLPYVNKVLRPFFTAFNSLPRIALAPLFIMWFGIGVFSNAVMAGSLTFFVVFANTMAGFEGVDQDHLLLSRLQGATRWQVFRYFVIPSALPSIFVGLELGFIFGMLGAVGGEMIAGERGLGVRLQRDAGVFNTAGYFATLFMLIIISSILMALFQLIKRRMVRWQDAHLIKRA
- a CDS encoding ABC transporter substrate-binding protein, with translation MRSKDKTSELARGRARVSTAMSALVVAFGSVFATLQGASAETKTCEKQDEIKLQEYAGLIQNIVAWAGIESGTFERHCLKAVMVPIPSAPAAYAASVQGGVHFVSTAPETALVPYSQGMDIKIVAGMNSTIHYALVVRKDLEMPHEAEGYPAVMKDLVGKRIGVNALGSTTNALARANFIAAGLNPDDANWVAYGAPPAGIAALQNGTVDAIQLWSDGMDIAATLTGGKVIGDLRDPETKTLPVIATMRGASLEWAAQSSYIEENPEVVERFVAANSEAIAWIKDPANFDAVVGIVRERAPSPEGVADREALLLQRVRQFIPQVSAELSVSALQGWAQFAYDNGRVPELIDVKSLIWEGSKDIIVP
- a CDS encoding acetyl-CoA carboxylase biotin carboxyl carrier protein, with product MTASSLTHEDVTQTLRLVEELPDGELVLTKGDFSLTIRKGMTGAGAPAPVAAARSEPPAPAPVPQTAPVAETREATAPASSPADVSADEGHFVMRAPMLGCFYRAASPDEPPLVDVGSHVAAGDTVCLIEVMKLFNTIGAEISGRVVAVHAENGAMVDAGAPLFTIMPD
- a CDS encoding MmgE/PrpD family protein, whose translation is MNMPVTRMIAERVSEISLADIPHESVDYAKTLMLSAIGAIVQGPDCTGGDIIERYVERTGGAEEAMLFATGRRLPMEAAALANATFAHATEYEDDSFPEAVSSYTIVPAVLAVAEQCGASGADMIAAFVAGYETQARIGLACREARRRGYMVLSLAGSIGCAAAAARLMGLDAERTAHALSIAASQANGLGYQTGTMAHIVEMGFSARNGICAALLAKDGYTGQLDILEAPRGLFNLICADNVDAPEKIIEDWGRPYRIHEVGIKEFPCCYHLQRMIETALELRESEGLRPDQIEEIEVHVNAFFPTVVQHDDPSNEIEAQFSLPHAFAVGLLEDVIDQSSFAVERIGDPRFSHVRSLVRTVVRDDWGWSPTGWTPRIAFTLKDGRQILREPEHSRGQPPNLFSFDECEPKFRKCVTARLGEDAIQTVLKDLSVLEQLDDVSRLVAALASGARR